In a genomic window of Roseimicrobium gellanilyticum:
- the xylB gene encoding xylulokinase, which translates to MSSLFIGIDSGTQSTKAIVLDLESGQIVAHAHRKYDLIEGLPAGHLEQHPSEWITAVEGCISECVEHLGDRRKDIAGIGVSGQQHGLVVLDKDDQVVRPAKLWCDTSTAPQCEQIAHEFGGQPGCIALAGNAILPGYTIPKLLWLKQNEPQNFAKVTSILLPHDYINFWLSGVKRMEYGDASGTGILDVRQRTWNREICDFVDERVLSMLPPLGSSQEVHGTIRPELVKKWGLNDNVIVSAGGGDNMMGAIGTGNVKPGIITASFGTSGTLYGVADAPVVDGQAEVAAFCDSNDLWLPLVCTMNVTVVTEQVREMFGWTIPQLEAAAAEALPGAEGLLFLPYLNGERTPNLPNGTGVIHGLRPGNMNPRNLARAAMEGATLGLAYGLQRFRELGMNPAEIRLTGGGSQSKAWRQLAADIFNAEVVTLATAEGAALGSAIQAAFALQKRDGKATNIEELTSRLVTLDESTRCRPDPARVALYAEKLEQFSRLTQRLREVEYL; encoded by the coding sequence ATGTCCTCCCTTTTCATTGGCATCGACAGCGGCACGCAGAGCACCAAGGCCATCGTGCTCGACCTCGAGTCCGGCCAGATCGTCGCCCACGCCCATCGCAAGTATGATCTCATCGAAGGCCTGCCCGCAGGTCATCTCGAGCAGCATCCCTCTGAGTGGATCACCGCGGTGGAAGGCTGCATCAGTGAGTGCGTGGAGCACCTCGGCGACAGACGGAAGGACATCGCCGGCATCGGCGTGAGCGGCCAACAGCACGGCCTCGTGGTGCTGGACAAGGACGACCAGGTCGTGCGCCCCGCGAAGCTCTGGTGCGACACCTCCACCGCACCGCAGTGCGAGCAGATCGCGCATGAGTTCGGCGGTCAGCCCGGCTGCATTGCCCTCGCAGGAAATGCCATCCTCCCCGGCTACACCATCCCGAAGCTCCTTTGGCTGAAACAGAACGAGCCGCAGAACTTCGCCAAGGTCACCTCCATCCTGCTGCCGCATGATTACATCAACTTCTGGCTCTCCGGCGTAAAGCGCATGGAGTACGGCGACGCCAGCGGCACCGGCATCCTCGATGTCCGCCAGCGCACGTGGAACCGCGAGATTTGTGACTTCGTGGATGAGCGTGTGCTCAGCATGCTGCCTCCGCTCGGCTCCTCGCAGGAAGTGCATGGCACCATCCGCCCCGAGCTCGTGAAAAAGTGGGGCCTGAATGACAACGTGATCGTCAGCGCCGGGGGTGGAGACAACATGATGGGCGCCATCGGGACCGGGAATGTGAAGCCCGGCATCATCACCGCCAGCTTCGGCACCAGCGGCACCCTCTACGGCGTGGCAGATGCTCCCGTGGTGGATGGCCAGGCCGAAGTCGCCGCCTTCTGCGACAGCAATGACCTCTGGCTGCCGCTCGTGTGCACCATGAACGTGACCGTCGTCACCGAGCAGGTGCGCGAGATGTTTGGCTGGACCATTCCCCAGCTCGAAGCCGCCGCTGCCGAAGCCCTGCCCGGCGCGGAAGGTCTTCTCTTCCTCCCCTATCTCAATGGCGAACGCACCCCTAACCTGCCCAATGGCACCGGTGTGATCCACGGCCTGCGCCCGGGTAACATGAACCCGCGCAACCTTGCCCGCGCCGCCATGGAAGGCGCCACCCTCGGCCTCGCTTATGGCCTGCAGCGCTTCCGTGAGCTCGGCATGAATCCCGCTGAAATCCGCCTCACCGGCGGCGGCTCCCAGAGCAAGGCATGGCGCCAGCTTGCCGCGGATATCTTCAATGCCGAGGTCGTCACCCTTGCCACCGCGGAAGGCGCGGCCCTCGGCTCCGCCATCCAGGCCGCCTTCGCCCTGCAGAAGCGCGACGGCAAAGCCACGAACATCGAGGAACTCACCTCACGTCTCGTGACCCTGGATGAGAGCACCCGCTGCCGTCCGGATCCCGCACGCGTCGCGCTCTATGCTGAAAAGCTCGAGCAGTTCAGCAGGCTCACGCAGCGTCTGCGCGAGGTGGAGTATCTTTGA
- a CDS encoding lysophospholipid acyltransferase family protein produces MAKIRIIKRPGKAVAWLIRAIGNTLRFRFINHAGMAYPTDERHIWVFWHNRMFLIPYLRETLIPGQEGAFLTSPSGDGQVIADACSDFKLKPVRGSSSRRGAQAMVELANYVKSGHDIGITPDGPRGPKYQMNLGVIKLAQLTGGKLMPVHIRFDRAFRFRTWDGFLLPLPFSGVEVEFGTPYTVPRRMTEEECEAQRLALENIMVEGTQEDR; encoded by the coding sequence GTGGCAAAAATTCGCATCATCAAACGTCCCGGCAAAGCGGTCGCATGGCTCATCCGCGCCATCGGCAACACCCTGCGCTTCCGCTTCATCAATCATGCCGGCATGGCATATCCCACGGACGAGCGGCACATCTGGGTCTTCTGGCACAACCGCATGTTCCTCATCCCATACCTGCGTGAGACACTCATCCCTGGACAGGAGGGCGCCTTCCTCACCAGCCCCAGCGGTGACGGCCAGGTGATTGCGGACGCCTGCTCGGATTTCAAACTCAAACCCGTGCGCGGCAGCAGTTCCCGCCGTGGTGCCCAGGCCATGGTGGAGCTGGCGAACTACGTGAAGAGCGGCCACGACATCGGCATCACTCCCGATGGACCCCGCGGCCCGAAGTACCAGATGAACCTCGGCGTCATCAAGCTCGCCCAGCTCACCGGCGGCAAGCTCATGCCCGTGCACATCCGCTTCGACCGCGCCTTCCGCTTCCGCACCTGGGACGGCTTCCTCCTCCCCCTGCCCTTCAGCGGCGTCGAAGTAGAGTTCGGCACCCCCTACACCGTCCCCCGTCGCATGACCGAAGAAGAATGCGAAGCCCAGCGCTTGGCCCTTGAGAACATCATGGTCGAGGGGACGCAAGAAGACCGCTGA
- a CDS encoding CopG family antitoxin: MKSVRTWSELPHFETEEDEAKFWSEHQLDARLMQSSMHRPDVRESTTITLRFDPRMLSRIKRIARRRYLNYQSMIKQWLSERMEEEMKD, translated from the coding sequence ATGAAATCTGTCCGGACCTGGAGCGAACTCCCCCACTTCGAAACCGAAGAGGATGAGGCCAAGTTTTGGTCCGAGCACCAGTTGGATGCGCGGTTGATGCAGAGTTCCATGCACCGCCCGGATGTGCGTGAGAGCACGACGATCACGTTGCGGTTCGACCCGCGCATGCTCAGCCGCATCAAGCGCATCGCCCGCCGCCGCTACCTGAACTACCAGAGCATGATCAAGCAATGGCTCAGTGAGCGGATGGAAGAGGAGATGAAGGACTAG
- a CDS encoding DUF4303 domain-containing protein has product MSTPRTHLSLEERVYAASKAAFSAVIKAHPDQNFYAFGLFTDDSLQFLHAVANTEEALTETVRRYKKEVDPQFGCTSTHAGMRWAYGDWGFFPEIADEHFIEINDIVRANFDLPSEQFAAAVEPMWLAVLTGLKRLEQEHFFGEGHTRSKITLLVVGDLPPEFVESWVRELNPSDVVERYVSWDADAPDSPGGSQQ; this is encoded by the coding sequence ATGAGCACACCCCGCACTCACTTGAGTTTGGAAGAACGCGTTTACGCGGCCTCAAAAGCGGCATTTTCCGCAGTGATCAAGGCGCATCCGGATCAGAATTTCTATGCCTTCGGCCTGTTCACTGACGATTCTCTCCAATTCCTGCATGCTGTCGCGAATACCGAAGAGGCGCTGACCGAGACAGTCAGGCGTTACAAAAAGGAAGTCGATCCCCAATTCGGCTGCACGTCGACGCATGCTGGAATGCGCTGGGCATATGGAGACTGGGGATTCTTCCCCGAAATAGCCGACGAGCACTTCATCGAAATCAACGATATTGTGCGCGCAAATTTTGACCTGCCCTCGGAGCAGTTTGCGGCGGCTGTAGAACCAATGTGGCTCGCCGTTCTGACCGGCCTCAAGAGACTGGAGCAGGAGCACTTTTTTGGAGAAGGTCATACTCGCTCCAAAATCACATTGCTGGTCGTCGGGGACCTGCCGCCGGAGTTCGTCGAGTCCTGGGTTCGAGAGCTAAATCCGTCCGATGTTGTGGAGCGATACGTAAGTTGGGATGCCGATGCGCCTGATTCTCCGGGCGGCTCTCAACAATGA
- a CDS encoding DUF4256 domain-containing protein, with protein sequence MPGTGSKKKLSPDQRESLLSTLRARFDKHMNRHKGIAWADVQAKLEASPDKLWSLSEMERTGGEPDVVGHDKKTGEFIFFDCSAESPTGRRSTCFDREGWESRKEARPENTATDMANEMGIELLTEEQYRELQKLGKFDLKTSSWVQTPPEIRKLGGALFCDRRYDHVFTYHNGAQSYYAARAFRGSLRV encoded by the coding sequence ATGCCCGGCACTGGATCCAAAAAGAAGCTGTCGCCCGACCAGCGCGAGTCCCTGCTCAGCACCTTGCGCGCCCGCTTCGACAAGCACATGAACCGCCACAAGGGCATCGCGTGGGCCGACGTACAGGCAAAGCTCGAAGCCAGCCCCGACAAGCTCTGGTCCCTCAGCGAAATGGAACGCACCGGCGGTGAGCCCGACGTTGTGGGGCATGACAAGAAGACCGGCGAGTTCATCTTCTTCGATTGCTCCGCGGAAAGTCCCACCGGCCGACGCAGCACCTGTTTCGATCGCGAAGGCTGGGAATCCAGAAAAGAAGCCCGTCCGGAAAACACCGCCACGGACATGGCGAACGAGATGGGCATCGAACTCCTGACCGAGGAGCAATACCGCGAACTGCAGAAGCTCGGGAAGTTCGACCTGAAAACCTCCAGCTGGGTGCAGACACCTCCCGAGATTCGGAAACTCGGCGGCGCCCTCTTCTGCGATCGTCGCTACGACCACGTCTTCACCTATCACAACGGCGCGCAATCCTACTACGCCGCCCGGGCCTTCCGAGGCTCGCTGAGAGTCTGA
- a CDS encoding YdeI/OmpD-associated family protein, whose translation MNPKVDSFLKKTKTWREEFEAMREIILTLPLTEELKWDKPCYTFQGSNVLIIQGFKEYCALMFCKGALLKDTKSLLIKPGENTQAARQMRFTSAREITKLAPTIKSYIREAMDAQEAGLEVQYKETSEFPVPDELTKALAKNSKLKAAFEALTPGRQRGYLLHFAAAKQSKTRESRIEKCAPQILKGKGLQD comes from the coding sequence ATGAATCCCAAGGTCGATTCCTTCCTGAAGAAAACCAAAACATGGCGGGAGGAATTCGAAGCAATGCGTGAGATCATCCTCACCCTTCCGTTGACCGAGGAACTGAAGTGGGACAAGCCCTGCTACACGTTTCAAGGCAGCAATGTGCTCATCATCCAGGGCTTCAAAGAATATTGCGCTTTGATGTTCTGCAAAGGCGCCCTGCTGAAGGACACCAAGAGTCTCCTCATCAAACCCGGCGAGAACACCCAGGCCGCCCGCCAGATGCGCTTCACCAGCGCCCGTGAAATCACCAAGCTGGCCCCCACGATCAAGTCCTACATCCGCGAAGCCATGGATGCTCAGGAAGCCGGTCTGGAAGTGCAGTACAAAGAAACCTCCGAGTTTCCCGTTCCCGACGAACTCACGAAGGCGCTGGCCAAAAACTCCAAATTGAAGGCTGCCTTCGAAGCACTCACCCCCGGAAGACAACGAGGCTACCTCCTCCATTTCGCCGCCGCCAAACAATCGAAGACCCGCGAGTCCCGCATCGAAAAGTGCGCACCGCAAATCCTCAAAGGCAAAGGTCTCCAGGATTAG
- a CDS encoding VanZ family protein encodes MLRRPGFWFLAVAIWFVALFVLSNQSHLQPPGPEFDDRDKVYHAGYFTLGSLCLFVGLRLKNPGRTVLKTALLVLLFAAFVGAFDEFHQTFIPNRSGNDLGDWLADSAGGILGSLFGMVLLCVPGIRMKQKQPCEP; translated from the coding sequence ATGCTTCGCCGTCCCGGTTTCTGGTTCCTTGCTGTCGCCATTTGGTTTGTCGCGCTCTTTGTGCTGTCCAACCAGTCCCACCTGCAGCCTCCAGGCCCGGAATTCGACGATCGGGACAAGGTCTACCACGCCGGGTATTTCACGCTGGGCTCGCTGTGTCTCTTCGTGGGGCTGCGTCTGAAGAATCCCGGAAGGACGGTGCTGAAGACGGCGCTCCTGGTGCTGCTCTTCGCGGCGTTCGTGGGCGCGTTTGATGAGTTCCATCAGACCTTCATTCCCAACCGCAGTGGCAATGATTTGGGAGACTGGCTGGCGGATTCGGCAGGTGGGATTCTCGGTTCGCTCTTCGGAATGGTGCTGCTGTGCGTGCCGGGCATCCGGATGAAACAAAAGCAGCCTTGCGAACCCTGA
- a CDS encoding TetR/AcrR family transcriptional regulator, with protein MIRPPHPLKDVLLDAAETVAAREGVSRLTFDAVASEAGVSKGGLLHHFSNKDHLIEAMVKRTADAWRKHFTESYQSVPEGPGRMARAILKCCLTDAQTWTEQLRRSYAAVFAALAHDPALIQPMREAYADLYRLVAEDGLPTNVSETVVTAIDGLWLHWVLRLRPVDQSVMDRLRASLETLLNNAVAEKEKAGALK; from the coding sequence ATGATTCGCCCTCCACATCCCCTCAAGGACGTCCTGCTCGACGCAGCGGAAACCGTGGCCGCCAGAGAAGGGGTTTCCCGCCTGACGTTTGACGCAGTGGCTTCCGAGGCAGGCGTGAGCAAGGGAGGGCTGCTCCACCACTTCTCCAACAAGGATCACCTCATTGAGGCCATGGTGAAGCGCACGGCGGACGCCTGGCGCAAACATTTCACCGAGTCCTATCAGAGCGTGCCTGAAGGTCCCGGCCGCATGGCACGCGCCATCCTGAAGTGCTGTCTCACAGATGCGCAAACCTGGACGGAGCAGCTCCGGCGCAGCTATGCCGCTGTCTTCGCCGCGCTCGCGCATGACCCGGCGCTCATCCAGCCCATGCGCGAGGCCTATGCCGACCTCTATCGCCTCGTGGCCGAAGATGGCCTGCCCACCAACGTGAGCGAGACCGTGGTCACCGCCATTGATGGTCTCTGGCTGCACTGGGTGCTTCGACTTCGTCCCGTGGATCAATCCGTCATGGATCGTCTCCGCGCCTCCCTGGAAACCCTGCTTAACAATGCCGTGGCTGAGAAAGAAAAGGCCGGCGCTCTCAAATAA
- a CDS encoding VOC family protein: MVSKLLHTRYRVTDLEKTISFYKDVLGLEEVKRHKSPRGSELVFLKAPESEELIEICSYPASGPVVVGPDLTHLAFEVKDLETFAKHAASKGYPLSDGPTKSSSGVFAFIDAPEGYEIELIQYQS, from the coding sequence ATGGTTTCAAAACTTCTACACACCCGGTATCGAGTGACCGACCTGGAGAAGACCATCTCCTTCTACAAGGACGTGCTCGGGCTCGAGGAGGTGAAGCGGCACAAGTCCCCGCGTGGCTCTGAGCTGGTCTTTCTGAAGGCGCCAGAGAGCGAGGAGCTTATCGAGATCTGCAGCTATCCGGCCAGTGGTCCGGTGGTGGTAGGGCCCGACCTCACGCACCTGGCCTTCGAGGTGAAGGACCTGGAGACCTTTGCCAAGCATGCCGCCTCCAAGGGCTATCCCCTCTCCGACGGACCCACCAAGAGCAGCAGCGGAGTTTTTGCATTCATTGATGCTCCGGAAGGATACGAGATTGAACTGATCCAGTATCAATCCTAG
- the ligA gene encoding NAD-dependent DNA ligase LigA, with protein sequence MDKTPAKRAEHLRSELERHNRLYYQQAAPEISDREFDLLLRELQDIEKEHPELITPDSPTQRVGGAPLDGFAQITHRVPMMSLDNTYSEEELREFYTRLQKGLGREKIKCTIEPKVDGVAVSVRYENGVLKHGVTRGDGRVGDDITQNLKTIRSLPLRLPKHVPQTFEVRGEVYMNRAEFEKMNQEREEAGEPRFANPRNSTAGSLKQLDSRDAAKRPLSVIFYGMGDHGEAKLQSQSQIYDLLHAAGLPKAELLWDCDTIEQMLGVIHELDERRRKLPYDTDGAVIKVDSFAEQRDLGSTSKAPRWAIAYKYAAEQAETKLLAVDIQVGRTGALTPVARLTPVFLSGSTVSNATLHNFEEIVRKDIRVGDFVTIEKAGEIIPAVVSVNTEKRTGDETPVPVPTECPVCGTPVRKDEGQVAIRCPNSDCPEQVKRRVEHFTHRGAMDIRGLGEQVVGQLVDIKLVHDIADLYDLDEAALSKLERQGKKSIENLIKGLTESKTQPPWRLLFGLGVPQVGASSARSLVEHFGSIDALSAASMEDLLKVQDIGGIVAQSIHDWFRDEKNVKRLERLRVAGLTFANPQEERASDKLAGTTWVITGTLGRGRDEVADIIRSHGGKVSSSVSSKTSYLLAGEEAGSKLEKATKLGVKVLSEAEFQEMIQ encoded by the coding sequence ATGGACAAGACCCCCGCGAAGCGTGCCGAACACCTGCGCTCTGAACTCGAGCGCCACAACCGCCTCTACTACCAACAGGCTGCGCCGGAGATCAGTGACCGTGAATTTGACCTGCTTCTGCGTGAGCTGCAGGACATTGAGAAGGAGCATCCGGAACTCATCACGCCGGACTCACCCACCCAGCGTGTGGGCGGCGCTCCGCTGGATGGCTTTGCGCAGATCACGCATCGCGTGCCGATGATGAGCCTGGATAACACGTACTCCGAGGAGGAGCTGCGTGAATTCTACACACGTCTGCAGAAGGGGCTGGGGCGGGAGAAGATCAAATGCACCATCGAACCGAAGGTGGACGGCGTGGCCGTTTCCGTGCGCTATGAGAACGGCGTGCTGAAACACGGTGTGACGCGCGGCGATGGACGTGTGGGGGATGACATCACGCAAAACCTCAAGACCATCCGCTCGCTGCCGCTGCGTCTGCCGAAGCATGTGCCGCAGACCTTTGAAGTGCGTGGTGAGGTGTACATGAACCGCGCGGAGTTTGAGAAGATGAACCAGGAGCGTGAGGAGGCGGGCGAGCCGCGCTTTGCGAATCCGCGCAACTCGACGGCTGGCTCTCTGAAGCAGCTCGACTCGCGAGATGCGGCGAAGCGCCCCCTGAGCGTCATCTTCTACGGCATGGGTGATCATGGGGAAGCGAAGCTGCAATCGCAGAGCCAGATCTATGACCTGCTGCATGCGGCGGGCCTGCCCAAGGCGGAACTGCTGTGGGACTGCGATACCATCGAGCAGATGCTGGGCGTGATTCACGAGCTGGACGAGCGCCGACGGAAACTGCCGTATGACACGGACGGTGCGGTCATCAAGGTGGACTCCTTTGCAGAGCAACGTGACCTGGGCTCCACCAGCAAGGCGCCTCGCTGGGCGATTGCCTACAAGTATGCGGCAGAGCAGGCGGAGACGAAGCTCCTCGCGGTGGACATCCAGGTGGGCCGCACGGGCGCGCTCACGCCGGTGGCGCGGCTGACTCCGGTGTTTCTGAGCGGCAGCACGGTGAGCAATGCGACGCTGCACAACTTCGAGGAGATTGTGCGCAAGGACATTCGGGTGGGTGATTTCGTGACGATTGAGAAAGCGGGTGAGATCATCCCTGCGGTGGTGTCCGTGAACACGGAGAAGCGCACGGGGGATGAGACGCCGGTGCCCGTGCCAACGGAGTGCCCCGTATGTGGTACACCGGTGCGCAAGGACGAGGGACAGGTGGCCATCCGCTGCCCGAACAGTGATTGCCCAGAGCAGGTGAAGCGGCGTGTGGAGCACTTCACGCATCGCGGCGCCATGGACATTCGTGGCCTCGGCGAGCAGGTGGTGGGACAGCTCGTGGACATCAAGCTCGTGCATGATATCGCGGACCTTTATGACCTGGATGAAGCGGCGCTCAGCAAGCTGGAGAGGCAGGGAAAGAAGAGCATTGAGAATCTGATCAAGGGACTCACGGAGAGCAAGACGCAGCCGCCGTGGCGACTGCTGTTCGGCCTGGGCGTGCCGCAGGTGGGCGCGTCCTCGGCGCGCTCGTTGGTGGAACATTTTGGTTCCATCGATGCACTGTCAGCGGCTTCCATGGAAGATCTGCTGAAGGTGCAGGACATTGGCGGCATCGTGGCGCAGAGCATCCATGACTGGTTCCGCGATGAGAAAAACGTGAAGCGGCTGGAGCGCCTGCGAGTGGCAGGGCTGACCTTTGCCAATCCCCAGGAAGAGCGCGCCAGTGACAAACTGGCAGGCACCACGTGGGTGATCACGGGCACGCTGGGCCGGGGACGTGACGAGGTGGCGGACATCATCCGCTCCCATGGCGGCAAGGTGTCCTCCAGCGTGAGCAGCAAGACCAGCTATCTCCTTGCGGGGGAAGAGGCGGGCAGCAAACTTGAGAAGGCGACGAAGCTTGGTGTAAAAGTGCTCAGCGAAGCGGAGTTTCAGGAGATGATTCAATGA
- a CDS encoding class I SAM-dependent methyltransferase, protein MNHFDDPQAVSRYAENPPRLVPGFADLQRMTSLLLAERTPEDARVLVLGAGGGLELKVLAEAHPQWTFDGIDPSAEMLRLATATLGPSLSKRVHLHEGYIDVAPEHPFDAASCLLTLHFIPADERLRTLKEVHRRLKPGAPFVAAHHSIPEGKDERDLWLSRYAAFAISSGVERAHAESARTAIGEKLPILSPEHDEALLREAGFTSVSLFYAAFTFRGWVAYA, encoded by the coding sequence ATGAACCACTTCGACGATCCCCAAGCCGTCTCGCGCTATGCGGAAAATCCGCCCCGTCTCGTGCCAGGCTTCGCAGACCTACAACGCATGACCTCGCTGCTCCTCGCCGAGCGCACTCCCGAGGACGCCCGCGTGCTGGTGCTCGGTGCTGGCGGAGGCCTTGAATTGAAGGTCCTAGCCGAAGCCCACCCGCAGTGGACCTTCGATGGCATCGACCCTTCCGCTGAAATGCTGAGGCTCGCGACCGCCACACTCGGCCCATCACTCAGCAAGCGTGTGCACCTTCACGAAGGCTACATCGATGTCGCACCGGAACATCCTTTCGACGCCGCGTCCTGCCTGCTGACTCTGCACTTCATTCCCGCAGATGAACGCCTCCGCACCCTCAAGGAAGTTCACCGTCGTCTGAAGCCCGGCGCCCCATTTGTCGCCGCCCATCACAGCATCCCGGAAGGCAAGGACGAACGAGACCTCTGGCTCTCCCGCTACGCTGCATTCGCCATCTCCTCCGGCGTCGAGCGCGCTCACGCAGAGTCCGCCCGCACTGCCATCGGCGAAAAGCTTCCCATCCTCTCACCCGAGCACGACGAGGCCCTGTTGCGCGAAGCGGGTTTCACCAGCGTCAGCCTCTTCTACGCCGCTTTCACCTTTCGGGGATGGGTGGCGTATGCCTGA
- a CDS encoding NCS2 family permease — MAASASSSPGLLRVTKGDFDGFFGLFVDNLLQLLLIYHLCPVLCGMTPGEVTSKILPGAAVSILVGNFFYAWQAWRLAKREGRDDVTAMPYGINTVSLFAYIVFIMAPIYRQTGDASLAWKAGLFACFISGVMEFIGAAFGRALRAHAPRAALLSSLAGIAVTFIAMGFVFQLFAMPSVGVLPMLLILFCYAAKLKLPLGLPAGFVAVVLGTGLAWLLRARGLAPDWSSPSVEPIGFHVPHWSGGDLFGFLFSEVGWSYMAVIFPMGLFNIIGSLQCLESAEAAGDKYDTAPSLVANGVGSIVSACLGSPFATTLYIGHPGWKAMGARWGYSWMNGTVICVLAVLGAAGHVLQVVPLEATLGILLWIGIVMTAQAFQASPKPHALAVAMGLIPSLAAWLLVQIETTLRVAGTSLAGTADKFAPNLYVYGVIALSQGFLITSVIYPAVMAFVIDRKFQAAAMWLLVASFFSSVGLIHSYKLTPAGVENHFAWFTAAPEFTIGYAAGAVLLKVMAVVAVKGAEEVETRGE, encoded by the coding sequence ATGGCCGCCTCTGCCTCTTCTTCTCCCGGACTCCTCCGCGTCACCAAGGGTGACTTCGATGGCTTCTTCGGACTGTTTGTCGACAACCTGCTACAGCTCCTGCTGATCTATCACCTGTGCCCGGTGCTCTGTGGGATGACGCCGGGGGAGGTGACTTCGAAGATTCTGCCGGGTGCGGCGGTGTCCATCCTGGTGGGGAATTTTTTCTACGCATGGCAGGCATGGCGGCTGGCGAAGCGGGAGGGACGTGATGACGTGACGGCGATGCCATACGGCATCAATACGGTCAGCTTGTTTGCCTACATCGTCTTCATCATGGCGCCCATCTACCGGCAGACGGGCGATGCCTCGCTGGCGTGGAAGGCGGGGCTGTTTGCGTGTTTCATCAGCGGCGTCATGGAGTTCATCGGCGCGGCGTTTGGGCGGGCGCTGCGGGCACACGCACCGCGTGCGGCCTTGCTGTCCTCGCTGGCGGGCATTGCGGTGACGTTCATCGCGATGGGGTTCGTGTTCCAGCTTTTTGCGATGCCGTCGGTGGGTGTGCTGCCCATGCTGCTGATTCTGTTCTGCTATGCGGCGAAGCTGAAGTTGCCGCTGGGATTGCCAGCAGGGTTCGTGGCGGTGGTGCTGGGCACGGGCTTGGCGTGGCTGTTGCGTGCGCGAGGACTGGCCCCGGATTGGAGCAGCCCGTCGGTGGAGCCCATTGGCTTTCATGTGCCGCACTGGTCGGGTGGAGATTTGTTTGGGTTCCTCTTTTCCGAGGTGGGGTGGAGCTACATGGCGGTGATTTTCCCCATGGGCCTTTTCAATATCATCGGGTCCCTGCAGTGCCTGGAGAGCGCGGAGGCGGCGGGAGACAAGTATGACACTGCGCCCTCACTCGTGGCGAATGGCGTTGGCAGCATCGTATCTGCCTGTCTGGGCAGCCCGTTTGCGACCACACTGTACATCGGGCATCCGGGTTGGAAGGCGATGGGCGCGCGCTGGGGATACTCGTGGATGAATGGCACGGTGATCTGTGTGCTGGCCGTGCTGGGTGCGGCGGGACACGTGCTGCAGGTGGTGCCGCTGGAAGCCACGCTGGGCATTCTGCTGTGGATTGGCATCGTGATGACGGCGCAGGCCTTTCAAGCCAGTCCGAAGCCGCATGCGCTGGCCGTCGCCATGGGGCTCATTCCGTCGCTGGCGGCGTGGCTGCTGGTGCAGATTGAAACCACCCTGCGGGTGGCTGGCACGAGCCTGGCGGGCACGGCGGACAAGTTCGCACCCAATCTGTATGTTTATGGCGTGATTGCCCTGAGCCAGGGGTTCCTCATCACCTCGGTGATCTATCCGGCGGTGATGGCATTTGTGATTGATCGCAAGTTCCAGGCGGCGGCGATGTGGCTCTTGGTGGCGTCGTTCTTCTCCTCGGTGGGATTGATTCATTCCTACAAGCTCACACCCGCCGGGGTGGAGAATCATTTCGCGTGGTTCACCGCGGCGCCGGAGTTTACCATCGGCTATGCAGCAGGTGCAGTGCTGCTGAAGGTGATGGCGGTCGTGGCGGTGAAGGGGGCGGAGGAAGTGGAGACGCGGGGGGAGTGA
- a CDS encoding BrnT family toxin — protein MEFDWLDVPFDLSQLPPKDIEETFEDPFALKFLPDGESDSPREARYFSLGKSLAGKGIFSIFWTDGKRYRVILSRPMTPEEDHFYERKKSEDL, from the coding sequence ATGGAATTTGACTGGCTCGACGTCCCATTCGACCTCTCCCAATTGCCCCCCAAGGACATTGAGGAGACGTTCGAGGACCCCTTTGCCCTCAAGTTCCTGCCGGATGGTGAAAGCGACAGTCCGCGCGAGGCACGATATTTCTCCCTGGGCAAGTCGCTCGCGGGGAAGGGCATCTTCAGCATCTTCTGGACGGACGGGAAGCGCTACCGCGTGATCCTGTCGCGTCCCATGACCCCGGAGGAGGATCACTTCTACGAACGGAAGAAATCCGAGGACCTCTAA